Proteins encoded in a region of the Athene noctua chromosome 4, bAthNoc1.hap1.1, whole genome shotgun sequence genome:
- the MAVS gene encoding mitochondrial antiviral-signaling protein has product MGLAEEKVYEYIMKNLKNFKNIRVSSLADSLTCLTDADRDELHTREETRGSQATAYRFYQHLKCRQGWVPDLINALRQNNAGHLADELQHVYDTLQARAQAPSSFPPAASDAHPSLSSLSAQMPSPGPHPAPLAQQPHRDLPAGSCSPLLPGPAAASSMDLDARAPVQESLPKNLPQESPQRLPPGSAVCDGEEHLLHPTEAVQVAAGTPEVTSVAMPSSVPPEQGRDWLSRRQHPVCVDNGCFGNANHLHRGAPGLGLHRSLPPRDAGLARSSEQLRNEPQEDSYVSTESSLRLEEPARRGELQPSDSLPKNQDVPSSKLSEPPGSSVDVRSPLLIQQQFDAEQKLVRMLREDGENGDTLMETTTPHTTLVLREPSPSCDTSVKPPVQEQDLPVGETAGSTPSVLTKEKVLPASVDSLPAAAASFEGRSGRTASRVSSAKSIWMSGSNMERDMEVSKPGVLLSTDWESPEAASRHPSSQGPGGPHFGPSDSLTFSGDPLLVSTDTSSSGEMFSRVSSGCSAPPAHEDPGEEEAAGTSRDSRPPPSWVSTSLGTHEVHVEHYPSSQLKAGNDLQDGAGPLGNAPFFCSSEGHGAVSGSSQANVPPVDNNGPSLLYMIPAVGIAVISAVAFLVYARLQK; this is encoded by the exons ATGGGTTTGGCCGAAGAGAAAGTGTATGAATACATTATGAAAAACCTAAAGAATTTCAAGAACATCCGTGTGTCGTCGCTGGCTGATTCCCTGACCTGCCTGACCGACGCCGACAGA GATGAACTTCACACCCGGGAGGAAACACGGGGGAGCCAGGCAACTGCCTATAGGTTTTACCAGCACCTGAAGTGCCGGCAGGGCTGGGTGCCGGATCTGATCAACGCGCTGCGCCAGAACAACGCCGGGCACCTGGCCGACGAGCTGCAGCACGTATATGACACCTTGCAAGCCC GTGCCCAGGCTCCCAGTTCCTTCCCTCCTGCCGCCAGCGATGCCCATCCGTCCCTCTCCTCCCTCAGTGCCCAGATGCCGTCCCCGGGGCCGCACCCCGCTCCCTTGGCTCAGCAGCCGCACCGAGACCTGCCCGCTGGCAGCTGCtcacctctcctgcccggccctgctgctgccagcagcatggACCTGGACGCCAGGGCCCCGGTGCAGGAATCG CTCCCCAAAAACCTGCCACAAGAGAGTCCCCAGCGGCTTCCTCCTGGGAGCGCAGTCTGTGACGGAGAGGAGCACCTCTTGCACCCCACTGAGGCTGTGCAGGTGGCAGCGGGGACCCCCGAGGTGACCAGCGTGGCCATGCCATCATCTGTCCCCCCCGAGCAGGGCCGGGACTGGCTGAGCCGCCGGCAGCACCCGGTGTGTGTAGACAACGGGTGTTTCGGGAACGCCAACCACCTGCACCGCGGCGCGCCGGGCTTGGGTCTGCACAGATCTCTGCCGCCGAGGGATGCAGGCCTTGCTCGCAGCTCCGAGCAGCTCAGGAACGAGCCTCAAGAGGACTCCTACGTCTCCACCGAGTCGTCCCTGAGGCTGGAGGAGCCTGCTCGCAGAGGAGAGCTGCAGCCCTCAGACTCACTGCCAAAAAACCAGGATGTGCCCAGCTCTAAACTTAGCGAGCCCCCGGGCAGCTCCGTGGATGTGCGCAGCCCCCTCCTCATCCAGCAGCAGTTCGATGCGGAGCAGAAGCTGGTCAGGATGCTGCGAGAGGACGGAGAAAATGGAG ACACTCTGATGGAAACAACCACCCCACACACTACCCTTGTGCTCAGAGAGCCCTCCCCATCCTGTGACACCTCCGTGAAGCCTCCTGTACAAGAGCAAGACCTGCCCGTGGGGGAGACAGCTGGCAGCACCCCCTCTGTGCTGACAAAGGAGAAA GTGCTCCCAGCCTCAGTGGattctctcccagctgctgcagcaagcTTTGAAGGCAGGTCTGGGAGGACGGCATCCCGGGTAAGCTCTGCCAAAAGCATTTGGATGTCTGGCAGCAACATGGAGAGGGACATGGAGGTCAGCAAGCCAGGTGTCCTCCTCTCCACGGACTGGGAGAGCCCAGAGGCAGCCAGCAGACACCCGAGCTCCCAGGGGCCTGGTGGCCCCCATTTTGGGCCATCTGATAGCCTCACTTTCAGCGGTGACCCGCTCCTGGTGAGCACAGATACCTCGAGCTCAGGAGAAATGTTCTCCAGAGTCTCCTCGGGATGCTCAGCTCCACCAGCTCACGAAgaccctggggaagaggaggcagctGGAACAAGCAGAGACTCCCGTCCACCTCCGAGCTGGGtcagcacctccctgggcacccACGAGGTCCACGTGGAGCATTATCCTAGCTCCCAGCTCAAGGCAGGCAACGACCTTCAAGATGGAGCCGGTCCCCTTGGAAATGCTCCGTTCTTTTGCTCGAGCGAGGGCCATGGCGCTGTGTCCGGCTCGTCTCAGGCCAATGTCCCCCCGGTGGACAACAACGGACCGTCCCTGCTCTACATGATTCCAGCTGTGGGCATCGCTGTGATTTCAGCTGTGGCGTTCCTGGTGTACGCTCGACTGCAGAAGTAG